Within the Gammaproteobacteria bacterium genome, the region TGGACGGCTTCATCAGCAGTGCAGCGGCGCTTTCCGCCTGTCGCCTGAATCCCGACACACGCGACTGGCTGCTGTTTTCACACCGCTCGGCGGAACCGGGCCACGCGACGCTGCTCAAAGCCCTGGACGCCGAACCCCTGCTCGATCTCGGCATGCGGCTCGGCGAAGGCAGCGGTGCCGCCGTGGCGATGCCGCTGCTGCGCAGTGCCTGTCTGCTGCACGCGCAGATGGCGACCTTCGCCGAAGCGGGTGTCGCCGGCCGCCAAGCCTGAGGCGGGCATGTCCGTCACCCTGCTGCGTCATGGCGAAACCGAGCGTCCGGGCCGCTACCACGGGCGAAGCGATGTCGCCTTGAGTCCGCAAGGCTTCTTGCAAATGGAGACCGCCGTGGCGGGTGCGGACTGGGATCACATCCTGAGTTCCCCGCTGCGACGCTGTGCCGACTTCGCCGATGCGCTGGCGCAGCGCCTGAACCGCCCGATGTCCACCGACGCGCGACTGTGCGAGCTGGATTTCGGCGAATGGGAAGGCTGTACCGCCGCCGAGCTGCAGCTTCGCGTGCCCGAAGCGCTCGGCCGCTTCTGGTCCGACCCGGACCAGCATCCGCCGCCGGGAGGCGAAGCGGTGTCGAGCCTGCGCGATCGCGTGCTCGCGGTCCTGTCCGAACAGGCGGCGGTGCACGGCGGCAAACGGCTGCTGATTGTCACGCACGGCGGCCCGATCCGGGTGTTGCTGGCGCAGCGGGACGGCATCGCATTGAACCAGCTGCTGAGCATCGAGGTGGCGCTGGCCGCCCGGGTCGAACTCTGATGCGGGCCTTTCTGGTTGCCCTGCAATTTCTGACGCGCGTTCCGGTGCGGTTCACCGACAGGCCATCGCAGCAGACTATCGCTCGTTCGCTGCTGTGGTATCCCTTAGTCGGTGTGCTGATTGGCCTGATGCTGTGCTTGTTCTCCTGGCTGCTGGACGGGCAGGCGCCGCTCCTGAGCGCCGCGCTGATATTGAGCGCCTGGGTCGGCATCAGCGGCGCGCTGCACCTCGACGGACTCGCCGATTGCGCCGACGCCGTCGTCGGCGGACAGGGCAATCGCGAACGCATGCTGGCGATCATGAAAGACGCCGCCGCCGGTCCGATGGGCGTCAGCGCGGTCGTACTGGTGCTGATGCTCAAGCTGGGCGCCTTGAGCAGCGCGCATGACTGGCCGACGCTGGTACTGCCGCCATTGCTGGCCCGCGGCCTGGTCCCGTTGCTGTTTCTGAGCACACCCTACGTCCGGCGCGACGGCCTCGGTTCGGCGATGGCCGAACACCTGCCCAAGTATGCCCTGCTGCCGGTACTGGGCCTTGGCGGTCTCGCTACGCTTGTGGCGACACCATTGGCGGCGATGCTCGCGCTGATCGCCGCCGCCGCCGTGCTGTGGCTGCTTCGCGCGGCAGCGATACGACAGCTGGGTGGATTCACCGGCGATGTGGCCGGGGCCCTGGTCGAACTGGCTGAAACCACGATCCTGGTCGCACTGGTTCTCGTGTCGAGCGGACATTCCACCTGAGTTGCGCGATCCGCCCCGGTGAACCGGACTTGTGCGGCCGGCCGCAACTGCGTTTGACTATCGGCCCGACGCCCCGCAGAAAACCACCATGACCCGGACCCGACGCCCCCTTATCCTGCTGCGCACCGGCATCCTGCTGCTCGCCGCGCTCGGCGTGCTCGGCCTGTCCGGCTGTCTGGCGGTGCGCGTGACACGCGCGGTCCAGCAGAATTCCGCACTCGACGCGCTGCCGGCGAAAGGCGATGTGGATTCGGCCAGCGAACGCACGCTGTATCAGGATGGCACTGCACGCAGCTATCTGGTGCAGGTTCCCTCGGGGCCTGGCCCGTTTCCGGTCGTGGTGCTGTTGCACGGCGGCACTCAGACGGCGCGCGAGACCTGGGAGCAGACCAGCCTGCCGAGCCTGGCCCGTGAAAAAGGATATCTCATGGTTGCGCCGCAGGGCGTCAACAAACACTGGAACGACGGACGTGGCGTCACCATCGCCGGGGAGGCCTCAGGCGCCGATGACGTCGCCTTTCTCAACGCGGTGATCGACGATGTGCTGCGCCGCGACCACGGCGATGCCTCGGCCGTCTTCATGGTCGGCGCCTCCAACGGCGGCTTCATGACGATGTACTACGCCTGCCAATCCGCGCAGCGGCTCCGCGCCGCCGCCAGCGTCATCTCCAATCTGCCGAGCACACTCGCCGCACAGTGCCGGCCACCCAAGCCCCTGCCCTGGCTGGCGATCAACGGCACCGACGATCCAATCATCCCGTACGGCGGACAGGCCACCGGCAAGCTCGAAAACGGCGTCGCACAACCGGCGCTGCTGTCCGCGGAGGCCACGTTCGATTTCTGGGCGGACCACGCCGGCTGCTCCGAGAAACTCGACACCCGCACCG harbors:
- a CDS encoding histidine phosphatase family protein, with the protein product MSVTLLRHGETERPGRYHGRSDVALSPQGFLQMETAVAGADWDHILSSPLRRCADFADALAQRLNRPMSTDARLCELDFGEWEGCTAAELQLRVPEALGRFWSDPDQHPPPGGEAVSSLRDRVLAVLSEQAAVHGGKRLLIVTHGGPIRVLLAQRDGIALNQLLSIEVALAARVEL
- a CDS encoding adenosylcobinamide-GDP ribazoletransferase, whose protein sequence is MRAFLVALQFLTRVPVRFTDRPSQQTIARSLLWYPLVGVLIGLMLCLFSWLLDGQAPLLSAALILSAWVGISGALHLDGLADCADAVVGGQGNRERMLAIMKDAAAGPMGVSAVVLVLMLKLGALSSAHDWPTLVLPPLLARGLVPLLFLSTPYVRRDGLGSAMAEHLPKYALLPVLGLGGLATLVATPLAAMLALIAAAAVLWLLRAAAIRQLGGFTGDVAGALVELAETTILVALVLVSSGHST
- a CDS encoding alpha/beta fold hydrolase, whose translation is MTRTRRPLILLRTGILLLAALGVLGLSGCLAVRVTRAVQQNSALDALPAKGDVDSASERTLYQDGTARSYLVQVPSGPGPFPVVVLLHGGTQTARETWEQTSLPSLAREKGYLMVAPQGVNKHWNDGRGVTIAGEASGADDVAFLNAVIDDVLRRDHGDASAVFMVGASNGGFMTMYYACQSAQRLRAAASVISNLPSTLAAQCRPPKPLPWLAINGTDDPIIPYGGQATGKLENGVAQPALLSAEATFDFWADHAGCSEKLDTRTVTGSGDTRVETRTREKCTGGNRSVQYVIHGAGHVWPGLAIRMPMIERRLGGTNLTVDSGEIVWDFFASTLNH